The segment GAGCTGGCCGAGCTGGCGGCGCGCGACTATCCGCAGCTGGAAGTCGTGTTTTCCACCGGCCATGCGCCGGCCAATTCCGGCGTGCTGGACCCGCAGGCGCGCTTCCTGGTGAAACCATTTACCGTCAAGCAATTGCAGCAAGCCTTGCTCGCGCCAACCGAGCAAACACCAAGCTAATAGACGTCGAGCCGGCGCGCCTTCAGTGCGCTGGCCAGTTCTTCCAGGCCAAACGGCTTGCGCAGGAAGCGTGCGCTGGCATCGTGCATCAGGCTGGCGCCCCAGTCGTGCCCGGAAGCAAACACCACGTCCAGCTGCGGCCAGTGCGCGCGCGCATGGCGCGCCAGTTCCAGGCCCGACATGGTGGGCAGGCTGATATCCGTCACCAGCACGTCCAGGCCGGGCATGGCCAACAGCGGCATGGCCGCTTCCGCGCTGGCCACGCCATGTACGGTATGGCCCAGCATATTGAGCATTTCCGTCGTCATTTCGCGCGCATCGTCATTGTCTTCCACCAGCAGGATGCGCCGGCCGGACGGGTCCGGCGCACCCACGAGGCGCCGGTCGGCCAGCACATGGCGGATGCGCCGCGCCAGGTCTTCGCGCTGGTAGGGTTTGCTGAGCAGTTCCACGCCCGGGTCCAGGCGCCCGCCCTGCATGATGGCGTTGTGCGTGTAGCCCGAGGTAAACAATACGGCCAGCTCCGGCAGCAGCAGCCTGGCCTGCTGCGCCAGCTGCTTGCTGCTGACGGGTCCCGGCATGACCACGTCCGTAAACAGCAGGTCGATGGCCACGCCCGTGCCCAGCAGGGCCAGGGCCGAAGCGCCGTCGTCCGCATGCAGCACGTCGTAGCCGAGGCCGCGCAGCATGTCGACCACCGTGTGCTGCACGGGCGCATCGTCTTCCACGACGAGGATGGTCTCGCCGCCGCCCAGTACGGGGCCCGTCAGGCTGGGCGGCGGTTCGGCCAGCTTTTCCAGCGAACGGGGCAGGTATATCTTGAACGTCGTGCCGGCGCCGGGCGCGCTGCGCACCTTGATGTGGCCCGCGCTCTGGCGGATGAAGCCGTAGGCCATCGACAGGCCCAGGCCCGTGCCCTCGCCTTCGCGCTTGGTGGTGAAGAAGGGCTCGAAGATCTGGTCGATCACGTCGCGCTCCATGCCATGGCCCGTGTCGGTAATGGTCAACAGCACGTATTGCCCTTCCAGCACGTCCGCATGCTGGCTCGCATAGGCGGCGTCGAGCGTGACGTTGCTCAAGGTAAAAGTCAGGCGTCCGCCCTTGTCCATCGCGTCGCGCGCATTGATGGCCATGTTCAGCAGCACGTTTTCCATCTGGTTCGGGTCGACCAGGGTATGCCAGAGGCCTTCGCTGATGAAGGTTTCCTCGCTAATCGCCTCGCCCAGTGCGCGGCGGATCAGCTCATGCATGCGGCGCAACAAGCGGCCCAGGTCCGTCACCAGCGGTTTCAACGGCTGGCGCCGCGCAAAGGCCAGCAGTTGCGACGACAGCTTGGCGCCCCGCTCGACGGCCGAGGCAGCCGAATCGAGGCGGCGGGCCGCCTGGGGATTGTCGGCCACCGTCAGTTTCAGCAACTGCAAATTGCCGGAAATGATCTGCAGGACGTTATTGAAATCGTGGGCCACGCCGCCCGTCAGCTTGCCGATCGATTCCAGTTTTTGCGCCTGCAATAAAGCTTGCTCGCTGCGCACCAGCGCCAGCCGCGCCTCTTTTTCATCGGTGACGTCGCGGCCGATGGCGTGGATCAGCTTTTGCGCCGGCACGGCCGTCCAGGATATCCAGCGGTAGCCGCCATCGCGGCGCCGGTAACGGTTTTCCATGCGCAAGGTGGGTGCGCCGTGGGCCAGGCGCGACAAATCCTGCAGGGCCGCCATGCGGTCGTCGGGATGCACGAGGCTGATGAAGTCCATGCCCAGCGATTCGACTTCCGGGCGCTCGAGGATCTTGCTCCAGGCGGGGTTGACGGCGATGATCATGCCGGACAGGTCGGCCACCAGCATGATGTCGGTCGACAGCCGCCACATGCGGTCGCGGTCCGCCGTGCGGTTGGCCATTTCCACTTCCAGCGAGGAATTCAGGTAGGCCATCTTTTCCAGCACGTTCTTCTGTTCCTGCACGTCCGTATTCGTGCCCACCCAGCGCAGCACCTTTCCCGCCTCGTCGAACAGGGGCAAGGCGCGCGCGAGGAACCAGCGGTAGGCGCCGTCGCTGGCGCGGCGCATGCGAAATTCGCATTCATAGGCGCTGGCCGTGGCGACGGCCTGGTCCCAGCTTTTCTGCGTGGGCTGCACGTCGTCCGGATGCACGCAGTGGCGAAAACCGCTGGTGACGAGCGACTTCAGCGATTGTCCCGTGTATTCGCAGACCTGTTCGTTGACCCAGTAAGTGGTGCCGTTGCCATGCGCCAGCCAGGCCTGGTTGGGCATGGTGGAGGCGAGCGAACGGAACTGCGCTTCGCTGTCGAGCAAGGCATTGCGCGCCTGCCAGTGTTCGTCGATATCCTCGCACGAGCCATACCATTTCACGGCCTGGCCCCGCTCGTCGTGCCGGCAATACGCGCGCGAATGCACCCAGCGATACTGGCCGTCCTGCAGGCGCACGCGCATTTCCTGGTCCAGCGGCTGGCCGCTGCCCACCGCCTCGCTCCACGCCGCCAGGACACGGGGCACGTCCTCGGGGTGGATGGCGTCCAGCCAGTTGTCGCCCAGGCCGTTGCAGCCCGTCCATTCGCGCCAGCGCTGCGCCACATAATCGAGCTTGCCGTCGACGTCGGCCGTCCACAGCACTTGCGTATTGAGTTCGATGGCGTAATGAAAGTGTTCGCGGCTCTCGTGCAGCGCCTGTTCCAGCTGGCCCCGCTCGATCACATGCGCGGCCACGCGCGCGGCCAGCGCCAGCAATTCGATCTCCGGTTGCGTGGGATGGCATGGCGCCTGGAAAAACAGGCCCAGCACGCCGAGGATATGGCCTTTGGCGCCAAACACGGGGGCGACCCAGCATGCACGGTAGCCGTGCAACAAGGCTTCCTTGCGTCCCGCGCTCCAGTGCACGTCGCGCGTGATGTCGCCGCAATACACGGGCGCGCCGGAAAAGGCCGCCGTGCCTAACGGGGAAGGCTGTTCGCCGCCATGGCGCAAGGCCAGGCACAGGTCTTGCGGCAAGCTGGGCGCGGACAAGCCGCAGAAGCGGTCGGACTCGTCGATCAGCACGAGGCAGCCATGTGCGCCGCCGTCGGCCAGCGCTTGCAGCGCCAGCAACAAATGCTCCAATGCATGGGCCAGGCCGGCGCCTGCCGCGATGCTGCCCAGCGCACTATGCTCGGCGTCCAGCAATGAAAGGATGTTGTTTGCTTGCACCGTGTCCATATGGGGAAAACTGATGCCCGGAATATACCATGGGGCAACCCTCCCGCAGGAGGAAAACAGTGCATCGCTTGATCTCCGCCCCCATGCGGCCCTATGCTAAAGTGTTGCTCTCTTCTCAAGCGAATCCCAGCATGCCTACCTCCTTGCCGTCCTCCCTGATCGCCACCGCCTTGCTCGCCTCTGCCCACGGCGCCGTCGCCGCCCCCATGAGCCTGGACGACTACCTGGCCCTGAACGGCCCACCGCCCACGGCGCAGATCGCCTATGGCCCCGCGCCGTCGCAATACGCGCAGCTGTTCAAGCCCGAAGGCAAGGGACCGTTCCCCGTCGTCGTGCTCGTGCATGGCGGCTGCTGGACGGTGGCCTTCGGCGGCATCAAGCAGATGCGCAACGTGGCCGGCGCCCTCGTCGCACAAGGCATCGCCGTGTGGAATGTGGAGTACCGCCGGGTGGACGAGCCGGGCGGCGGCTACCCGGGCACCTACGAAGACATGCACGCGGCGCTCGACAGCCTGCGGCAGCACGCGCCCCGGTACCAGCTGGACGTGAACCGCATCGTCGCCATGGGCCACTCGGCCGGCGGCCAGCTGGTGCAATGGATCGCCGGAAGGGAAAAACTGCCGAAGACCAGCCCCCTGTACCGCGACAACTATCTGCCGGTCAAAAACATTGTCAGCCTGGGCGGCCTGGCCGACCTGCGCCATGAGAAAGACCTGATCAAGACCAGCTGCGAGCGCGACATCGCCCAGCTGGCAGGCCAGCCCAGCACTGAGCGCCCCGACATCTACAGCGACACCAACGCCGCCGACCTGATCCCCAACGGCAGCCGCACCGTCCTGGCCACGGGAGAACTCGACACCATCTCCCCTCCCCGCGTCGCGCACGACTACGCGGCCAGGGCCAAGCTAGCTGGCGACCATGCGGAGGTGCTGATCTTGCCCGGAGCCAGCCATTATGACGAGATTGCGGCGACGTCGAATGCCTGGAAGATGATTTTGCCCGTGATTCGGCAGATGCTGGGGATGGCGGGCGATCAGAACCAATAAGACAATTGATCAATGCATGCGAATACGCAATTTTCGAACCGGGCGATGAAGGTAAACCATGCGGGAGAGCAAGGTGCCATCAGCATTTATACCGGCCAGATCTTCGTCGCCCGTTTGACCGCAAGCCATCTCGTGCCGGAACTGCGGGCCTTCAGGGCGCATGAGCAGGAGCACAGGACGATATTTCATGACGTTCTCGAACGCCGTGGCTTGCCGCGCTGCCGCAGCTATTCCCTGTGTGCGGCGGGTGGCTATGCGCTGGGCATCGCCACGGGGCTGTGCGGTGCGCGCGCGATCTCGCTGACCACCGTGGCCGTCGAACGGGTGGTCCTGCAGCACCTGCGGCACCAACTCACTATGTTGAGCGACGACGATGATGCGGCTGGCGCCATTAAAGCAATCCTCAGGGACGAGCAGGAACATCACGACCAGGCATCCATCTACGCGCAAGGCAGCGGGATGTTCGGACGCATGCTGAGCGCTATGGTATCCGGCGCCACGGAATCGGTGATCTGGCTGGGAATGCGCCTTTAGTCATACTGCTATTATTGGCCCACGCGGAAAGCGGCCAGGAGCCGTCTCATAGGAATGATATGCCAAGCACAAAAATCAATGCAATGACCCAGCGCGAATGGCTTGAGCTTGGTTTTTTCCATGAGAGAGATGACGATCTCAAAGAATGGCGATTGCGAGGCCACAAAGCTGGACTTCGACAATTCGCCGAGGCGATACGCGCATATGCCGCCAACCCACGCAATAGGATTGTTTCGGAACACGAACACTTCGGACCGTACAAATCTCTTGAAATTGGAACTTGGCCGACCACAGAAATTACTGATCACTGGATAGCCGGACCTATCAGTGAAATCCATCAGTTAGTTAGCGCAACTGATGGAAGCTCGCCTGGATAAAGCACTCGTGGGCGATTGTGTTTTTTTTCTTCGTTCCGAATTCGCGCCCTCATCACCATATGAGTTTATCCTGGAAATTGAGGGGGATAACTTTGACCCGTCAAAGGCGGATCTTGACGGCTGGCCGTGACCATGAGATTTTCTGCTAAAGTCTGCGCCGGAGCGTAGCTTGCTAACGGCAGCCTTCGGCCAGCAGCGGACAGTCGGCAATTGACCAATTAAGCTTTACTCAGAAAGTCAGCATGTCTCACCGTGATCCTTTTGATGTTATTTCATCCACCGTTGATCTGGATGATCCGGTAGCGCACGGTGATGCTCAACGCTTTATGGTTAACGCCCTGGCTCGGGTGATCGAATGTCTACCCGTTACCGCGCAGTCTTCTGTTTTGGCTGCTAAACGATATCTTGAGGGCTCGGCAACGGATAGCGAGGCCTTAGCTGTCCGGGTGAGGCTTTGGGAGACCATCCGAGGACGCGATATGTCGGATGACCCTGAGGTGTTGCGTATCAGAACCACGATTTGTGCGCTGCACGGCATGGACGCTGAAGCACCTTACGACAAGTTGGAATACTTTCTGTTTTTTTGGGAGCGCAGCGGCTTAAGCATGGTCGAGCTAGCTGGAGCTATGTTCGACACATACGGCGTTGTTTATCACGACGCTTAATCGGCTGCGGTGGCATATGTCGAATGCGTCAGATCTATGTCTGCTTCGGGGCGGAACCTGCAGATGACTGCAACCGGCCAGAAGCGGACGATGAATAATCATGACGAGGCATAAAAGGAGTAGCAATGGAAGCAACACGGCTGCCGTCAAGGCAAATGGCGCAGCATGCCAAACGGCCTGTCATCTCGCTGAAGGTGTTCCTGATCGTGGTAGCAGTCGGGTTCGGGTACTTTATTTACGCGTCATCTGCTCGGATTTTGGGCGTTACCGGTACTTTGGTCTGTGTTTTTTATGTCTGGACCACCGTTTTGAATCGGCGTGAAAAGCATCGCCTTCAAACCCTGGCTTACGCCCGCGAAGGCGAATCGATATGCCACTTCGCCCGCAGTTTTGACAAAAGAAAAACCGACACCTGGATCATCCGCGCGGTGCATCAGGAATTGCAAGTTTTTCTTAGGCCGTTCATCGCGTTTCCAGTGCGAGCATCGGACTCGCTCACGGGCGATTTAGGCTTGGATGTCGATGACGTGGACGATCTCATAGTGGACGTTGCTTTGCGGGCCGGAAGATCGCTAGAACAGACCGAGCGCAACCCGTATTACGACAAAGTGCGTACCGTTTCTGACGTAGTGCTGTTCGTAAATGCGCAACCATCGGTGTAACGAATCCATCTGTCCGCTTCGGGCGGAACCTGCGAACGATACCAACCGGCCAGAAGCAGACCTTGGGGCAGCTATGCCTTTTTGGATCAAAAAACGAGGATGACATGGTGTACCTAGCACTAACCCCACGAGGTTTGCGAGAAATTTTGGATGCGTCAGAGGCGACCAAGACTCCCGTATGGTGCAGCGCGGATGCATTGTCAGAAGCAGAATTTGCGCAGCTTGAGCGCAGCAATGTCACTCGTTTCACGTACTCTTTCACGGATGCCGACCAAGCGACGATTCAGGGGGCGCTTGCGACTATCGAGGAGCATCACCCGGGCGAACGGGTTTGGATTGAAAGTACTGTGTTCGGGGCCTGAACAGCCCCTTCGACAGTCTGGTATGGGGCGGAAGCTGACGCCCCTCAACCGCGAACTGGCAACGAGAGCATGAACCCGCCCGCGCCTCAAACCCAGGCTCCCCGGGCCCAGCGGGCCTGAAAAATGGCCAGGGCAAGGCGCGCGGGCGAAGACAGTACGCATGTACGGCGAGCCCAAGCAACGCAGCCATGGACATTTTCTCAGGCCCGCGGCTCTGGCCCGCCGTTTTTAATAACCAGCGATCAACATAACTCTACTGAACACGGGCTAGGTACTGGGCCAGCTGGGCGAAGGTGGCCCTGAACCCCTGCGTCATCGACTCATGCCCCTCCACAAAAGTCTCATGCTGCTCATCCGTCGCCTTGTGCGGCGTCGACCGCAAGGTCATCGTCGTCTTGCCATTTTCTTCCGTGAGGGTCATGACATTGAACGACTCCAGCGGCCAGGTAGCGCTGACCGGATGCTGCACGGCATTGCCCTGCTTGTCGGCAAACGACAGGATGGAAACGATGCGTTCAG is part of the Janthinobacterium sp. 67 genome and harbors:
- a CDS encoding PAS domain-containing protein, translated to MQANNILSLLDAEHSALGSIAAGAGLAHALEHLLLALQALADGGAHGCLVLIDESDRFCGLSAPSLPQDLCLALRHGGEQPSPLGTAAFSGAPVYCGDITRDVHWSAGRKEALLHGYRACWVAPVFGAKGHILGVLGLFFQAPCHPTQPEIELLALAARVAAHVIERGQLEQALHESREHFHYAIELNTQVLWTADVDGKLDYVAQRWREWTGCNGLGDNWLDAIHPEDVPRVLAAWSEAVGSGQPLDQEMRVRLQDGQYRWVHSRAYCRHDERGQAVKWYGSCEDIDEHWQARNALLDSEAQFRSLASTMPNQAWLAHGNGTTYWVNEQVCEYTGQSLKSLVTSGFRHCVHPDDVQPTQKSWDQAVATASAYECEFRMRRASDGAYRWFLARALPLFDEAGKVLRWVGTNTDVQEQKNVLEKMAYLNSSLEVEMANRTADRDRMWRLSTDIMLVADLSGMIIAVNPAWSKILERPEVESLGMDFISLVHPDDRMAALQDLSRLAHGAPTLRMENRYRRRDGGYRWISWTAVPAQKLIHAIGRDVTDEKEARLALVRSEQALLQAQKLESIGKLTGGVAHDFNNVLQIISGNLQLLKLTVADNPQAARRLDSAASAVERGAKLSSQLLAFARRQPLKPLVTDLGRLLRRMHELIRRALGEAISEETFISEGLWHTLVDPNQMENVLLNMAINARDAMDKGGRLTFTLSNVTLDAAYASQHADVLEGQYVLLTITDTGHGMERDVIDQIFEPFFTTKREGEGTGLGLSMAYGFIRQSAGHIKVRSAPGAGTTFKIYLPRSLEKLAEPPPSLTGPVLGGGETILVVEDDAPVQHTVVDMLRGLGYDVLHADDGASALALLGTGVAIDLLFTDVVMPGPVSSKQLAQQARLLLPELAVLFTSGYTHNAIMQGGRLDPGVELLSKPYQREDLARRIRHVLADRRLVGAPDPSGRRILLVEDNDDAREMTTEMLNMLGHTVHGVASAEAAMPLLAMPGLDVLVTDISLPTMSGLELARHARAHWPQLDVVFASGHDWGASLMHDASARFLRKPFGLEELASALKARRLDVY
- a CDS encoding alpha/beta hydrolase, whose protein sequence is MPTSLPSSLIATALLASAHGAVAAPMSLDDYLALNGPPPTAQIAYGPAPSQYAQLFKPEGKGPFPVVVLVHGGCWTVAFGGIKQMRNVAGALVAQGIAVWNVEYRRVDEPGGGYPGTYEDMHAALDSLRQHAPRYQLDVNRIVAMGHSAGGQLVQWIAGREKLPKTSPLYRDNYLPVKNIVSLGGLADLRHEKDLIKTSCERDIAQLAGQPSTERPDIYSDTNAADLIPNGSRTVLATGELDTISPPRVAHDYAARAKLAGDHAEVLILPGASHYDEIAATSNAWKMILPVIRQMLGMAGDQNQ
- a CDS encoding demethoxyubiquinone hydroxylase family protein, translating into MHANTQFSNRAMKVNHAGEQGAISIYTGQIFVARLTASHLVPELRAFRAHEQEHRTIFHDVLERRGLPRCRSYSLCAAGGYALGIATGLCGARAISLTTVAVERVVLQHLRHQLTMLSDDDDAAGAIKAILRDEQEHHDQASIYAQGSGMFGRMLSAMVSGATESVIWLGMRL
- a CDS encoding SRPBCC family protein, whose protein sequence is MTTEKQQQDGQHRDSSDFVITQTFDAPRDLVFRSWVEPERLAQWWGPVGFELSVLALDLKPGGVFHYGMRADNGYEMWGKFTYQEIEAPERIVSILSFADKQGNAVQHPVSATWPLESFNVMTLTEENGKTTMTLRSTPHKATDEQHETFVEGHESMTQGFRATFAQLAQYLARVQ